The following are encoded together in the Tepidiforma bonchosmolovskayae genome:
- a CDS encoding SIS domain-containing protein, whose product MSQPAGQSPTDASPMWRHVAAFGDVLRAEWRRAADLDLPTSHEPDHLVIAATGGSAAAGDIVAGLAAATSDIPVCVVRGRQLPNFVGERSLVVAVSCSGNTAETLALYDDAWRRDAPIVAITRGGRLGERAAEDGIPVWSFASDAPPRAAVAHILAPLLRILERLGLYVVTTPEVDAAAVRCTRYAESLAPGIPADRNSVRAAAEALVGRVPLVLAGARLAPVAERARNQLAENAKTLAAAAVLPEAAHNIVVGFDAAAAGRWSIVALAAAGDPAAPYLEAVADLAAGRGIPWLPLEVPGSDPFEQVLAGLVAVDALSCHLAMVRGIDPLPIPEIEAIRARIAGLPSAEVST is encoded by the coding sequence GTGAGCCAGCCCGCCGGCCAGTCCCCGACCGACGCCTCCCCCATGTGGCGGCACGTCGCCGCCTTCGGCGATGTCCTCCGGGCCGAATGGCGCCGCGCCGCCGACCTCGACCTCCCGACCAGCCACGAGCCCGACCACCTCGTCATCGCTGCCACCGGTGGCTCCGCCGCCGCCGGCGATATCGTCGCCGGCCTCGCCGCCGCAACCAGCGATATCCCCGTCTGCGTCGTCCGCGGCCGCCAGCTCCCCAACTTCGTCGGCGAACGCTCCCTCGTCGTCGCCGTCTCCTGCTCCGGCAACACCGCCGAAACCCTCGCCCTCTACGACGACGCCTGGCGCCGCGATGCTCCCATCGTCGCCATCACCCGGGGCGGCCGCCTCGGCGAGCGCGCCGCCGAGGACGGGATTCCCGTCTGGTCGTTCGCTTCCGATGCGCCTCCGCGCGCAGCCGTCGCCCACATCCTCGCGCCCCTGCTCCGCATCCTCGAGCGGCTCGGCCTCTACGTCGTCACCACCCCCGAAGTCGATGCCGCCGCCGTCCGCTGCACCCGCTACGCCGAATCGCTCGCCCCCGGCATCCCCGCAGACCGGAACTCGGTCCGCGCCGCCGCCGAAGCCCTCGTCGGGCGGGTGCCGCTCGTCCTTGCCGGCGCACGGCTCGCCCCGGTCGCCGAGCGCGCCCGCAACCAGCTCGCCGAAAACGCCAAGACCCTCGCCGCCGCCGCCGTCCTGCCCGAAGCCGCCCACAACATCGTCGTCGGCTTCGACGCCGCCGCTGCCGGCCGGTGGAGCATCGTCGCCCTCGCCGCCGCCGGCGACCCCGCCGCTCCGTACCTCGAAGCCGTCGCCGACCTCGCCGCCGGCCGGGGCATCCCGTGGCTCCCCCTCGAGGTCCCCGGCAGCGACCCCTTCGAGCAGGTCCTCGCCGGCCTCGTCGCCGTGGATGCCCTCTCCTGCCACCTCGCCATGGTCCGGGGCATCGACCCGCTCCCCATCCCCGAGATCGAAGCGATCCGCGCACGCATCGCCGGCCTTCCCTCCGCCGAAGTATCGACGTAA
- a CDS encoding phosphoglucomutase/phosphomannomutase family protein: protein MPDNPVRFGTDGWRAIIADTFTFENVRACARAVAEHFAEHGGTSRPLVVGFDTRFLSDHFAREVARVLAGAGFTVQLADRPAPTPAISYRIIEIGAAGGVVVTSSHNPFNWNGIKVKPHYGGSASPEIVADIERRVPEILADPARIRLAPPASDAITPFDPVPGYLAALGRQVSLQRIRAAGLTVAVDPMYGAGAGLFGELLSGGSTTVREIHSERNPLFPGIRAPEPIESNLSEFLFLMSTGRYAIGIANDGDADRVGLVDERGRYVDQLRTFALLIDYLLGERGLRGPIVRSITTTRMANLLAAHYGVECFETPVGFKFIGPLMMEKDALIGGEESGGYGFRGHLPERDGILAGLFLLDYVAATGKPPSELLEKVFAITGPHFYARDDYELEPGQRESVRAALDAAAPAEIAGRRVTGSDRTDGWRFLFDGGWLLFRLSGTEPLLRIYTEVTDEALVRPVLDAGRAIAGVHA from the coding sequence ATGCCGGATAACCCCGTTCGCTTCGGCACCGATGGCTGGCGCGCCATCATCGCCGATACCTTCACCTTCGAAAACGTCCGCGCCTGCGCCCGCGCCGTCGCCGAGCACTTCGCCGAGCACGGCGGCACATCCCGACCCCTCGTCGTCGGGTTCGATACCCGCTTCCTCTCCGACCACTTCGCCCGCGAGGTCGCCCGCGTCCTCGCCGGCGCCGGGTTCACCGTCCAGCTCGCCGACCGCCCCGCCCCCACGCCCGCCATCAGCTACCGCATCATCGAAATCGGCGCGGCCGGCGGCGTCGTCGTCACCAGCTCCCACAACCCGTTCAACTGGAACGGCATCAAGGTCAAGCCGCACTACGGCGGCAGCGCCAGCCCCGAAATCGTCGCCGATATCGAGCGGCGCGTCCCCGAAATACTCGCCGACCCCGCCCGCATCCGCCTCGCGCCGCCCGCCTCCGACGCCATCACGCCCTTCGATCCCGTGCCCGGCTACCTCGCCGCCCTCGGCCGGCAGGTCAGCCTCCAACGCATCCGCGCCGCCGGGCTCACCGTCGCCGTCGACCCCATGTACGGCGCCGGCGCCGGCCTCTTCGGCGAACTGCTCTCCGGCGGCTCTACCACCGTCCGCGAAATCCACAGCGAACGGAACCCCCTCTTCCCCGGCATCCGCGCACCCGAGCCAATCGAAAGCAACCTCTCCGAGTTCCTCTTCCTCATGTCCACCGGCCGCTACGCCATCGGCATCGCCAACGACGGCGACGCTGACCGCGTCGGCCTCGTCGATGAGCGGGGCCGCTACGTCGACCAGCTCCGCACCTTCGCCCTCCTGATTGACTACCTCCTCGGCGAGCGCGGGCTCCGCGGCCCCATCGTCCGTTCCATCACCACCACCCGCATGGCCAACCTCCTCGCCGCCCACTACGGCGTGGAGTGCTTCGAAACTCCAGTCGGCTTCAAGTTCATCGGCCCGCTCATGATGGAGAAAGACGCCCTCATCGGCGGCGAAGAATCCGGCGGCTACGGCTTCCGCGGCCACCTGCCCGAGCGCGACGGCATCCTCGCCGGCCTCTTCCTCCTCGACTACGTCGCCGCCACCGGCAAACCGCCCTCCGAACTGCTCGAAAAGGTCTTCGCCATCACCGGCCCCCACTTCTACGCCCGTGATGATTACGAGCTCGAACCCGGCCAGCGCGAGTCCGTCCGCGCCGCCCTCGACGCCGCCGCACCCGCCGAGATCGCCGGCCGCCGGGTCACCGGCTCCGACCGCACCGACGGCTGGCGCTTCCTCTTCGATGGCGGCTGGCTCCTCTTCCGCCTCTCCGGCACCGAGCCGCTCCTCCGCATCTATACCGAAGTCACCGACGAAGCCCTCGTTCGGCCCGTGCTCGATGCCGGCCGGGCGATCGCCGGGGTGCATGCGTGA
- a CDS encoding sugar phosphate nucleotidyltransferase, whose amino-acid sequence MDAILLVGGQGTRLRPLTARRHKSLVPVCNRPAIEYLFDWLARSGVRRAILALGLANEDLARCYPAGPRGPLELLPIIETARLESGGAIRNAVHAAGIDDRFLVLNGDIYLDFDLAPALAGHVARGADLTLALHEVDDPSQFGVAVCDSDGFITGFVEKPPPGEAPSRLVNAGAWIFERRIVDEIPPGAVRVEETLFPSLVARRRPVLGYRFEGHWADLGTPARYLALHRALLGAANAIDPAARIAPGARITGTAIGPGSDVAPGAEISASVLWENVRIGRGAVVRDSVVADGAVVGEGAVLDRCVVGPGATIAPGSRLPAGTIVDAGASYHEPHAG is encoded by the coding sequence GTGGACGCCATCCTGCTCGTCGGCGGACAGGGGACGCGCCTCCGCCCCCTCACCGCGCGGCGCCATAAGAGCCTCGTGCCCGTCTGCAACCGGCCTGCCATCGAGTACCTCTTCGACTGGCTGGCGCGCTCCGGCGTCCGGCGCGCCATCCTCGCACTCGGCCTCGCCAACGAAGACCTCGCCCGCTGCTACCCCGCCGGCCCACGCGGCCCGCTCGAACTCCTGCCCATCATCGAAACCGCCCGTCTCGAATCCGGCGGCGCCATCCGCAACGCCGTCCACGCTGCCGGCATCGACGACCGCTTCCTTGTCCTCAACGGCGACATCTACCTCGACTTCGACCTCGCTCCCGCCCTCGCCGGCCACGTCGCCCGCGGGGCCGACCTCACCCTCGCCCTCCACGAAGTCGACGATCCCTCCCAGTTCGGCGTCGCTGTCTGCGATAGCGACGGCTTCATCACCGGCTTCGTCGAAAAGCCGCCCCCCGGCGAAGCCCCCAGCCGCCTCGTCAACGCCGGCGCCTGGATCTTCGAGCGCCGCATCGTCGACGAAATCCCCCCTGGCGCCGTCCGCGTCGAGGAGACCCTCTTCCCCTCGCTCGTCGCCCGCCGCCGGCCGGTCCTCGGCTACCGCTTCGAAGGCCACTGGGCCGACCTCGGCACGCCGGCACGCTACCTCGCCCTCCATCGCGCACTCCTCGGCGCAGCCAACGCCATCGACCCCGCCGCCCGCATCGCGCCCGGCGCGCGCATCACGGGCACCGCCATCGGCCCCGGCAGCGACGTCGCCCCCGGCGCCGAAATCTCCGCCTCCGTCCTCTGGGAGAACGTCCGCATCGGCCGCGGCGCAGTCGTCCGCGATTCCGTCGTCGCCGACGGCGCTGTCGTCGGCGAAGGCGCCGTCCTCGACCGGTGCGTCGTCGGCCCGGGTGCGACCATCGCTCCCGGCAGCCGGCTCCCCGCGGGGACGATCGTTGACGCAGGTGCCAGCTATCATGAGCCCCATGCCGGATAA
- the metK gene encoding methionine adenosyltransferase, translating into MSERKLLTSESVTEGHPDKLCDQVSDAVLDALLEQDPQARVACETATTNGLVLVMGEITTTGYVDINKLVRKTIVDIGYDSSVKGFDGHTCGVITSISEQSPDISQGVNNKDPRNIGAGDQGMMMGFACRETPELMPLTISLAHRLTRRLAEVRKSGILPWVWPDGKSQVTVEYDEHWNPIQVDTVVISTQHAPDVEDPEFIATQVKKHVIDPVAGPLLSKDVTIHVNPTGRFVIGGPRGDAGLTGRKIIVDTYGGVARHGGGAFSGKDPTKVDRSGAYAARWVAKNIVAAGLASRCEFMLSYAIGVSHPTSIGIETFGTGIIPDSEILAAVRKVFDLRPGAIIEDLQLRRPIYRPTAAYGHFGRTDLDLPWEDTSRAAELRAAAGR; encoded by the coding sequence GTGTCCGAACGCAAGCTCCTCACCTCCGAATCCGTCACCGAAGGCCACCCCGATAAGCTCTGCGACCAGGTCAGTGACGCTGTCCTGGACGCCCTCCTCGAGCAGGACCCCCAGGCCCGCGTCGCCTGCGAAACCGCCACCACCAACGGCCTCGTCCTCGTCATGGGCGAAATCACCACCACGGGCTACGTCGATATCAACAAGCTCGTCCGCAAGACCATCGTCGATATCGGCTACGACTCCTCCGTCAAAGGCTTCGATGGCCACACCTGCGGCGTCATCACCTCCATCTCCGAGCAGTCCCCCGATATCTCGCAGGGCGTCAACAACAAGGACCCCCGCAACATCGGCGCCGGCGACCAGGGCATGATGATGGGCTTCGCCTGCCGCGAAACCCCCGAACTCATGCCCCTCACCATCTCCCTCGCCCATCGCCTCACCCGCCGCCTCGCCGAAGTCCGCAAATCCGGCATCCTCCCTTGGGTCTGGCCCGACGGCAAATCCCAGGTCACCGTCGAATACGACGAGCACTGGAACCCCATCCAGGTCGATACCGTCGTCATCTCTACCCAGCACGCCCCCGACGTCGAAGACCCTGAGTTCATCGCCACCCAGGTCAAGAAGCACGTCATCGACCCCGTCGCCGGGCCCCTCCTCAGCAAGGACGTCACCATCCACGTGAACCCCACCGGCCGCTTCGTCATCGGCGGCCCTCGCGGCGACGCCGGCCTCACCGGTCGCAAAATCATCGTCGATACCTACGGCGGCGTCGCCCGCCACGGCGGCGGCGCGTTCTCCGGCAAGGACCCGACCAAGGTCGACCGCTCCGGCGCCTACGCCGCCCGCTGGGTCGCCAAGAACATCGTCGCCGCCGGTCTCGCCAGCCGCTGCGAATTCATGCTCTCCTACGCCATCGGCGTCTCCCACCCCACCTCGATCGGCATCGAAACCTTCGGCACCGGCATCATCCCCGATTCCGAAATCCTCGCCGCCGTCCGCAAAGTCTTCGACCTCCGGCCCGGCGCCATCATCGAAGACCTCCAGCTCCGCCGGCCCATCTACCGCCCCACCGCCGCCTACGGCCACTTCGGCCGCACCGACCTCGACCTCCCCTGGGAGGATACCTCCCGCGCCGCCGAGCTCCGCGCCGCCGCCGGCCGCTAG
- a CDS encoding segregation and condensation protein A, translating into MAEISLPVFQGPLDLLLHLIEKEDLDITAVSLVAVTDQYLAAIHNGEGFDPSALAEFVAIGARLIYLKSRALLPRPQGEEAPSLEDDDVGAELVELLREYRRFLQVVELLEERQEAGLRIYTRLAPPPALPEASPLEGVSIERLHALMLKLLQRRPREARPRAILPRDTTITLAQRLEQFRERLRRRGRFSFRRAILECATRVEVVVSFLAVLELLRSGEADALQETPWGDIQVVALAPAA; encoded by the coding sequence ATGGCAGAAATCTCGCTGCCCGTCTTCCAGGGGCCGCTCGACCTCCTTCTCCACCTCATCGAGAAGGAGGACCTCGACATCACCGCCGTCTCCCTCGTCGCGGTGACCGACCAGTACCTCGCCGCCATCCACAACGGCGAAGGCTTCGACCCCTCCGCACTCGCAGAGTTCGTCGCCATCGGCGCACGCCTCATCTACCTCAAGTCCCGCGCCCTCCTCCCCCGCCCGCAGGGGGAGGAGGCGCCTTCGCTCGAAGACGACGACGTCGGCGCCGAGCTCGTCGAACTCCTCCGCGAGTACCGCCGCTTCCTCCAGGTCGTCGAACTCCTCGAAGAGCGCCAGGAAGCCGGCCTCCGCATCTACACCCGCCTGGCGCCGCCGCCTGCCCTCCCCGAGGCCTCCCCGCTCGAAGGCGTCAGCATCGAACGCCTCCATGCCCTCATGCTCAAGCTCCTCCAGCGCCGCCCGCGCGAGGCACGCCCGCGCGCCATCCTCCCCCGCGACACCACCATCACCCTCGCGCAGCGCCTCGAACAGTTCCGCGAGCGGCTCCGCCGGCGCGGCCGCTTCTCCTTCCGCCGCGCCATCCTCGAATGCGCGACCCGCGTCGAGGTCGTCGTCTCCTTCCTCGCCGTCCTCGAGCTTCTCCGCTCAGGCGAGGCCGATGCCCTCCAGGAAACCCCCTGGGGGGATATCCAGGTCGTCGCCCTCGCCCCCGCCGCCTGA
- the aroF gene encoding 3-deoxy-7-phosphoheptulonate synthase yields MIIVVSPEATPDDLDVIIKRIEETGRQAHLSVGQERTIIGVIGTDEPGLEDIFQALPRVESVHRVTRPYKLASREFHPADSVIDVGYGVKIGGTELAVMAGPCSIENEEHIFDSARAVKAAGANILRGGAFKPRTSPYTFRGLGEEGLRYLHAAGKAHGLPVITELMSVRDIDAVCEYADIIQIGARNMQNFMLLDEVGRVKKPVMLKRGLSGQVEEWLLAAEYIMAQGNPNVILCERGIRTFETAYRNTFDVNAIPLVRELSHLPIIADPSHGTGKASLVTPVAMAAIAAGADGLMIEVHNNPDHALSDGAQSLTYERFASMMRSVGAVAAAVERTLPGVWASASA; encoded by the coding sequence GTGATTATCGTCGTATCCCCCGAAGCTACCCCGGATGACCTCGACGTCATCATCAAACGCATCGAAGAAACCGGCCGCCAGGCCCACCTCTCCGTCGGCCAGGAGCGCACCATCATCGGCGTCATCGGCACCGACGAGCCCGGCCTCGAAGATATCTTCCAGGCCCTTCCCCGTGTCGAATCCGTCCACCGCGTCACCCGTCCCTACAAGCTCGCCTCCCGGGAATTCCACCCGGCCGACTCCGTCATCGATGTCGGCTACGGCGTCAAAATCGGCGGCACCGAGCTCGCCGTCATGGCCGGCCCCTGCTCCATCGAAAACGAGGAGCACATCTTCGATTCCGCCCGCGCCGTCAAAGCCGCCGGCGCCAACATCCTCCGCGGCGGTGCCTTCAAGCCCCGCACCTCCCCCTACACCTTCCGCGGCCTCGGCGAGGAGGGCCTCCGCTACCTCCACGCCGCCGGCAAAGCCCATGGCCTCCCCGTCATCACCGAGCTCATGAGCGTCCGCGACATCGACGCCGTCTGCGAGTACGCCGACATCATCCAGATCGGCGCCCGCAACATGCAGAACTTCATGCTGCTCGATGAAGTCGGCCGCGTGAAAAAGCCCGTCATGCTTAAGCGCGGCCTCTCCGGCCAGGTCGAGGAGTGGCTCCTTGCCGCCGAGTACATCATGGCCCAGGGCAACCCCAACGTGATCCTCTGCGAGCGCGGCATCCGCACCTTCGAAACCGCCTACCGCAACACCTTCGACGTCAACGCCATCCCGCTCGTCCGCGAGCTCAGCCACCTCCCCATCATCGCCGACCCCTCCCACGGCACCGGCAAAGCATCCCTCGTCACGCCCGTCGCCATGGCCGCCATCGCAGCCGGCGCCGACGGCCTCATGATCGAGGTCCACAACAACCCCGACCACGCGCTCTCCGACGGCGCCCAGTCATTGACATACGAACGCTTCGCTTCCATGATGCGCTCGGTCGGTGCTGTCGCCGCTGCCGTCGAGCGGACGCTCCCGGGGGTGTGGGCGTCTGCCAGCGCGTAA
- the aroH gene encoding chorismate mutase, with translation MPVRGVRGATTVDRNQKEEILERTRELLIHMVEANGIRTEDIASAWLTTTPDVYAEFPAVAARQLGWTLVPLMQSHEMSVPGMLPRCIRVLLHWNTDKAQSEIRHIYLREAARLRPDLASNLP, from the coding sequence ATGCCCGTCCGCGGCGTCCGCGGCGCGACGACCGTCGACCGCAACCAGAAAGAAGAGATCCTCGAACGCACCCGCGAACTCCTCATCCACATGGTGGAGGCCAACGGAATCCGCACCGAGGACATCGCTTCCGCCTGGCTCACCACCACCCCCGACGTCTACGCCGAATTCCCCGCCGTGGCCGCCCGCCAGCTCGGCTGGACCCTCGTGCCCCTCATGCAGAGCCACGAAATGTCCGTCCCCGGCATGCTCCCGCGCTGTATCCGGGTGCTCCTCCACTGGAATACGGACAAAGCCCAGAGTGAAATCCGCCACATCTACCTGCGCGAGGCCGCACGGCTCCGCCCCGACCTCGCCTCCAACCTCCCCTGA
- the trpA gene encoding tryptophan synthase subunit alpha, whose amino-acid sequence MSQRLRDTFARARETGRKLFVGYVTAGYPRRADTVPILLAMQEGGADVIELGVPFTDPLADGATIQHANQVALEQGVSLADCFAFIRSAREQGLTVPVILMGYYNPILARGEARACAEAAAAGADGWIVVDLPPEEAASFLQACRAHDLSFVPLVAPTTRDERISRIASVADAFLYCVSVTGTTGKGNVALDALPEFISRVRARTSLPLAVGFGINTREQAEAVRRLADAAVVGSAIITAIDAAEENHRAQSVREFVEDVSGR is encoded by the coding sequence ATGTCCCAGCGTCTCCGCGATACCTTCGCCCGCGCCCGCGAAACCGGCCGCAAACTCTTTGTCGGCTACGTCACCGCCGGCTACCCGCGCCGCGCCGATACCGTCCCCATCCTTCTCGCCATGCAGGAGGGCGGCGCCGACGTCATCGAACTCGGTGTGCCGTTCACCGACCCCCTCGCCGATGGCGCCACCATCCAGCACGCAAACCAGGTCGCCCTCGAGCAGGGCGTCTCACTCGCCGATTGCTTCGCCTTCATCCGCTCCGCCCGCGAACAGGGCCTCACCGTCCCCGTCATCCTTATGGGCTACTACAACCCCATCCTCGCCCGCGGCGAAGCGCGCGCCTGCGCCGAAGCCGCTGCCGCCGGCGCCGACGGCTGGATCGTCGTCGACCTCCCGCCCGAGGAGGCCGCCAGCTTCCTCCAGGCCTGCCGCGCCCACGACCTCAGCTTCGTCCCCCTCGTCGCACCCACCACCCGCGACGAGCGCATCTCCCGCATCGCCAGCGTCGCCGATGCCTTCCTCTACTGCGTCTCCGTCACCGGCACCACCGGCAAGGGCAACGTCGCCCTCGATGCCCTCCCCGAGTTCATCAGCCGCGTCCGCGCCCGCACCAGCCTCCCGCTCGCCGTCGGCTTCGGCATCAACACCCGCGAGCAGGCCGAAGCCGTCCGCCGCCTCGCCGATGCCGCCGTCGTCGGCTCTGCTATAATCACCGCCATCGACGCTGCGGAGGAAAACCACCGCGCGCAGAGCGTCAGGGAGTTCGTGGAGGATGTCTCCGGCCGGTAG